DNA sequence from the Candidatus Polarisedimenticolia bacterium genome:
TCCAGGAGACGAGCACGCCGGAATTGGCGCATGCGCTTACGTCGGCAGCGCTGTTGTTGGTGAGCGTCGACGGCGCCGAGCAGCTGGAACAGACCTGGCTCTCGCAGACAAGGGTCGAGTAGGTCAGGACGATATCGTCCACGTCCCAGCCGGCGGCGTTGTTGGGACCACCATGCCAATTGGCGGCGCTCTGGAAGCGGAAGCGCAGCTTCACGGTGGGGCCATGCGTGGCGTTGAAGGGAGTCAGATCGTAGGGACCGGCCGTCGACATGACCGTCGGGTTGTCGGCCCCCTGCGTCCATTTCTGCAGCGTGACGAAGGAGCCGTCATTCTCCGGATCGATGTCGATTTCCACGGTGTCGGCGAAATTGGCGTTGGAGTAGCCGCCGAAGGCGTGCATGAAGGTCAGCGTACCGAAAACGGCGCCGGCCGGCAGGTTGTAGGCGAAGACGAGATCCTGGGTCGAGCTGTCACGGACGATGCCGCTGCAATCGGTCTGGCCCATGTGCCAGGAGGTCGGCGTCGAGGTGGTCCGGCAGCTCTGCAGGCTGTACTCGGCCGACTTGGAGAACGAGTTGTCGACCGTCGCCGGATCGGTATTGGTTGCCGGGGTCAGCGACTCCGCGTCGAGCGTGACTTCCACGGTCCGCGTCCAGCTGTGCGCCGCGCCGTCGGTGACGGCCACCTGCAGGACCGCCTTTCCGCCACAGAAGTTCGGGGCGGCATTGGCGAGGGTCACCTGCCAGTTGTGGTTGACGGTGGCACCCGAGGCGATGGCGCCGATGGCCTCGGCACCTGTAGGCGATACGGTCACGGTCGCCCCGGGCGGAGCCGACAGAACGCTCAGGGTTGCCTGGACGCCGCTGGCACTAGCACAGCCGGCGTTCTGGAGCCCGAGCGCGAGCGTCGCGGTCTCGCCGCGATCCAGGAAGCCGTCGCTGTCGCAGCCGCCCGACAGGGTGGAAGAGGCCACGGCGACCGCCGGCACGCCGGTGGCGCCGAGATTCGCCGCGACCAGGGCGAAGTCCTGGTCGGTCGTGTCGGCATTGCCCGGAACGCCGTCGCCGCTGAGCGTCTGGGCGCGCACCTTGAGCTGCACCGGCGAGCAGGTCAGCGTGCCTGGCGCCAGCTTCACTCCCTCGACGTTGTTGCGCGTGTCGGCGACAGCACCGGTGTTCGAGAAACCCGCCGTGAAGTTGTTGCCGCGCCAGGTGGTCGCTCCCTGCGTCACCAGCAGATCGAGGTCGTTGACCAGGCACGGATTGCAGCTGACGGCCCCGGCCGGATCGGTCCAGTCGAGGGTCACGGTCACCGGCCGCGAGGGATCCTGGATGATGCCGCTGATGGTGAAGGCCGCGGCATCGCCCGTCGTCCCCAGGACGGTGGTCTGATCCGTGTACATCGCGCCCGCAGGGTTCGCCAGTGATGACTTCAGGTTGATACGTCCCCACCCCTCGTTGAAGTTGGGGATGTCGGGGGTCTTCAGGTCCACCGCGCCGTTGATCAGAATTGCCTTCGCCATGGCGGGCGACGGGAAGACGCCGAAGCGATCGTTGAACCAATCAAAGACGACCGCGGCCGCCCCGGCCATCCGCGGCGCCGCCTGGCTGGTGCCGGAATAGGCGGAGTATTTGTTGGCGCCGTCGACGCCGGTCGACTCGCAGCACCCCGTGCCGCCTCCGGGGTCACAGAAGCAACTGTAGGCCGCCACCGAGGAGCGCGCCCCCACGATGACGTGGCCGGGAGCGGCGATGTCGGGTTTGATCCGGTTGTCGACGGTAGGACCGCGAGAAGAGAAATCAATCAACGCATCGATGTCGTCGGCCGCTCCGCCGCAGCCGGAGACCCCGGGGCACTCCCCGGGGCGGTAGTTCTCCGTGGCGGCCACGCTGATGATGTTCTTGGCGGCGTGCGGCGAGGTCAGCGTCCCGGCCGCCGGACCGCTGTTGCCGGCCGAGAAGACGACGAGATACTGCTGGTTGCCGGCGACCCCCGAGTCGGCGTCGCGCGTGCGCGCGTCCCAGAGGGCGCAGGTCGAGGTGTAGCCGTTGCCGGGCGTCAAACCGTCCTGGAACGAGTGGCTGCCGATGCGCGCCCCGCCGACGCTGAAGGCATCCGCGGCAAGCACGTTGGGCTGGGTTGCGAACGAGGTGGTGCAATCGCCGTCATTGATTGCCTTCTGAAACCAGAGGTGCGCGCCGGGCGCCGCGCCGGCCCCCCAGAAGAAGCCGTCCGAATCGAGAAGGTTCGTTCCCAGCGGCGGCCGCGGATCCCCAAGAACGATCGATGCGACGTTCGTCCCGTGGCCCTCCTGGTCGCGGCTGTTGGGGCAGATGGCCGTGGCGAAGGCGGTCCGGTTGCGGAAATCCTCGTGAATCGTCGCCAGAACTCCGGTATCGAGCCCGGTGTCGGCGACCGCCACGGTGACCCCCGTGCCGTCGGCCCCGAGACTCGCCAGAAAGGGATAGTAGCCGGTCAAGGGCAGGCCGCCGAAAGCGTAGTTGCCGGCGATGATCTGCGCGGCGCGCTCGTCCTCCGGACGCGGCTCGCTCCACTCCTCGACCCAGTAGACGGCAGGGTCGCGCAGAATCGCGGTCAAGTCGCGCGAGCGCACGCCGCGCAGGACGTAGTCGCGCAGGGTCGTCCACTGGCTGGTGGAGGCCGCGGCGCTCTGCGTCTCCAGGCGCGCGCCGCCATGCACCAGGTCATCGATGCGCGCCTGGGCACCCGGGAGATCGAAGGTGACGATTCGGATATCGATCCCCTGATTGGATGCGGCCTTGGCTTTGAGCTCGGCGCGCGCCTTGTAAGCCCCGTGATATTCCCCGTCAAAGGCGACATGTGCACGGCCATGAATCGCCGTCTCGAAGCCCGGCGGAACCAGGAGCAGGTAACCGAAGTGCGGCTGATACTGGACGATCTCGGCGCCCGCGGCTTGCAGATCTGCGAGCCACTGCTCGCGGATCGGCGCGTCGAACTTGACCAGGTAGGGTCGGCGGGTGGGGCGCTCCGGAGAGGCGATGAGCTCCGCCGGAATCGCCGGCTCGCCGTCGCGAACATCGAAGGTCTCGGATCCGACATTGAAGAGGTCGGGGTCCTCCACCGGCTCGAATTCCAGACCCTGCGCGGCAAGCTTCGCCAGGGCCGAGACCGGGATCTCCACGAAGAGCCGCCCATTCTCGGCATCGATGGTCCGGGCGCCGGCGGGGACCACCGAAGGCTGACCGCCGCCTTTCTGCTGGAGCCACCCCTTGGCATTGCCGAAGCGGTCTCCCCGGACCTGAGGTCCCACGGAGCCTTCCTCGAAGGGCTGGGCGACCTGGCCGGCGGGAGCCGGGCCCGAATACTGGCGGACTTCGAGGGCCTGCGAGCCGGACCTGGGGTGCCAGGCAAAGGCGGCCACGAACGCCAGGGATATCAGCCCCAGGGCGGCCGGCAGGCGGAGAATCCCGGCTGAGCGCTTGAAAGTACTACCAGTCAGCATGATGCGCATGTTTTTCCCGAGAATTGGGGGGCCTGCGACGCCCTCATTATTAAGGACGGCCGCCGTGGACGGACGTGGGGTTATGGGGTTTCAGCCCTGAACCTGGAAATATCCGGCGGTCGGGACCGAATGCAATCTTAATTTTTTGCAGCGTGAGCCGAAACGACCGATTTCTGCACACAGGCGTCCTGAGGAAATGTATACTTTCGCCACTCAACATACGACCTGCACAATTCAACGGTTTCTTTCTTGGGAGAAGTCCCATCCCGCCTGTCGAGGACGCTGGAGATTCTTCGGGGAAATCCCCTGTCGTCAAGACCGCCGTGGTCGACGAGGACACCAAGGTCCGCAGGGCACGACGCCCCGACGCTATTCTGGTCGAGGTGATCGGCGGCCCGATGGACGGCATGTCGCGCCGCAGCGCCGGCGAATCCTTGTCGATCGGGAGGACCGAAGAGAATGACCTCGCGATTCCATTCGATCTGTCGGTCTCCGGGAAGCATGCCCGGGTCGTGATTGACGCGGGACAGTACTGGCTGGAAGACCTTGGGTCCACCAACGGCACGTTTCTGGGCGAAGGGCGGATCCAGGGACGGGTCCTCATCGCCCTGGGAACGGTGTTCGTGGTGGGCCGTACCACCCTCGAGCTGATGGCTTCCTGAGGAAACCATGGATTTGCCTCCGCTTTCCGCCCAGATGCAGCAGCTCCTGAGAGAAGCCGCCGCCGAGAGCGGCCGGCGCCAGCAGTACTACCTCGGGGTGGAGCATCTGTTCGCAGCCCTGCTCAACTCCGACTCACTCGCAGCGCTGCTGGCCCGGCGGGGGATCGACGTACGCGCCTTCGTCACCCAGTTGATCGAATCGACCCCCGCGTGCCCTCAGCGTCCGTGGGGGACCGAGATTCTCCTCACGCCTCGCTTTCAGGAGGTGCTGCGCCTGGCCGCCGGCATCGCCGCGCGCCGCGGCGCCGACTGGGTGGAGGAGGGACACCTTCTCGAGGCGGTGCTGTTCGAGGGACACAGCGTCCCGGTACGCCGTCTGCGCGCCGCGGGCGTCAACCTGTCCGAGCTCTATGAGAGTCTGTCCGCGGCCGCATCCGCACCGGCTACGGCCCCGGGCACTCCGATGCTGGAGCGGTTCGGGCGCGATCTCACGGCCCGTGCCCGGGCCGGCGCGCTCAGCCCGATCCTGGGAAGGGAGCGCGAGATCGAGCTGCTCAGCCATGTCCTGCTGCGCATGAACAAGAACAACCCGGTGCTCGTTGGGGAAGCGGGGGTCGGTAAGACCGCCGTCGTGGAAGGGCTCGCGCAGCGCATCGTCTCGAGTGATTGCCCCGAGCCTCTCAAGGAGAGCCGGATCATCGAGCTGTCGCTCGCCTCGATGATCGCGGGGACGCGCTACCGTGGAGATTTCGAAGAAAGGCTGATGGAAGTCCTGCGGGAAGCCTCCGCTTCGCCGGGGATCATCCTCTTCCTCGATGAGATCCATGTCCTGATCGGTGCCGGAGCGAGCGAGGGAGCGCTGGACGCATCGAACATCCTGAAGCCGCGCCTGGCGCGCGGGGAGATCCGCTGCATCGGCGCCACGACGCTAGAGGAGTACCGCCGCTGCATCGAGCAGGACGCGGCGCTCGACCGCCGCTTCGAGAAGATCCTTGTCGCCGAGCCGGCTCCGGAGGCGGCCCGTGAGATGCTGGCGGGCACGGCGCGCTCCCTGGCCCGATTCCACCAAGTCGAAATCGGCGAGGCAGCTATCGCCGCCGCCCTGGGGCTGACGGTCCGCTACGTTCCACAGCGGCGGCTTCCCGACAAGGCGATCGATGCTCTCGATCAGACCTGCGCGCGCATCCGGCTCAATGCCTCGGCCGCCCGCGGCAAGGCGACGGTGGACGAAGCCGACGTCGCGCGGACGATCGCCCAGTGGACCGGCATTCCGGTGGAGCGCCTGTCGGGGGAAGAGGCCCGCAAGCTCC
Encoded proteins:
- a CDS encoding FHA domain-containing protein, with protein sequence MVDEDTKVRRARRPDAILVEVIGGPMDGMSRRSAGESLSIGRTEENDLAIPFDLSVSGKHARVVIDAGQYWLEDLGSTNGTFLGEGRIQGRVLIALGTVFVVGRTTLELMAS
- a CDS encoding S8 family serine peptidase, with protein sequence MRIMLTGSTFKRSAGILRLPAALGLISLAFVAAFAWHPRSGSQALEVRQYSGPAPAGQVAQPFEEGSVGPQVRGDRFGNAKGWLQQKGGGQPSVVPAGARTIDAENGRLFVEIPVSALAKLAAQGLEFEPVEDPDLFNVGSETFDVRDGEPAIPAELIASPERPTRRPYLVKFDAPIREQWLADLQAAGAEIVQYQPHFGYLLLVPPGFETAIHGRAHVAFDGEYHGAYKARAELKAKAASNQGIDIRIVTFDLPGAQARIDDLVHGGARLETQSAAASTSQWTTLRDYVLRGVRSRDLTAILRDPAVYWVEEWSEPRPEDERAAQIIAGNYAFGGLPLTGYYPFLASLGADGTGVTVAVADTGLDTGVLATIHEDFRNRTAFATAICPNSRDQEGHGTNVASIVLGDPRPPLGTNLLDSDGFFWGAGAAPGAHLWFQKAINDGDCTTSFATQPNVLAADAFSVGGARIGSHSFQDGLTPGNGYTSTCALWDARTRDADSGVAGNQQYLVVFSAGNSGPAAGTLTSPHAAKNIISVAATENYRPGECPGVSGCGGAADDIDALIDFSSRGPTVDNRIKPDIAAPGHVIVGARSSVAAYSCFCDPGGGTGCCESTGVDGANKYSAYSGTSQAAPRMAGAAAVVFDWFNDRFGVFPSPAMAKAILINGAVDLKTPDIPNFNEGWGRINLKSSLANPAGAMYTDQTTVLGTTGDAAAFTISGIIQDPSRPVTVTLDWTDPAGAVSCNPCLVNDLDLLVTQGATTWRGNNFTAGFSNTGAVADTRNNVEGVKLAPGTLTCSPVQLKVRAQTLSGDGVPGNADTTDQDFALVAANLGATGVPAVAVASSTLSGGCDSDGFLDRGETATLALGLQNAGCASASGVQATLSVLSAPPGATVTVSPTGAEAIGAIASGATVNHNWQVTLANAAPNFCGGKAVLQVAVTDGAAHSWTRTVEVTLDAESLTPATNTDPATVDNSFSKSAEYSLQSCRTTSTPTSWHMGQTDCSGIVRDSSTQDLVFAYNLPAGAVFGTLTFMHAFGGYSNANFADTVEIDIDPENDGSFVTLQKWTQGADNPTVMSTAGPYDLTPFNATHGPTVKLRFRFQSAANWHGGPNNAAGWDVDDIVLTYSTLVCESQVCSSCSAPSTLTNNSAADVSACANSGVLVSW
- a CDS encoding ATP-dependent Clp protease ATP-binding subunit, with the protein product MDLPPLSAQMQQLLREAAAESGRRQQYYLGVEHLFAALLNSDSLAALLARRGIDVRAFVTQLIESTPACPQRPWGTEILLTPRFQEVLRLAAGIAARRGADWVEEGHLLEAVLFEGHSVPVRRLRAAGVNLSELYESLSAAASAPATAPGTPMLERFGRDLTARARAGALSPILGREREIELLSHVLLRMNKNNPVLVGEAGVGKTAVVEGLAQRIVSSDCPEPLKESRIIELSLASMIAGTRYRGDFEERLMEVLREASASPGIILFLDEIHVLIGAGASEGALDASNILKPRLARGEIRCIGATTLEEYRRCIEQDAALDRRFEKILVAEPAPEAAREMLAGTARSLARFHQVEIGEAAIAAALGLTVRYVPQRRLPDKAIDALDQTCARIRLNASAARGKATVDEADVARTIAQWTGIPVERLSGEEARKLLRLEEDLRARVVGQDHAVSAVSRALVTAGAGLADPKRPTGVFLFLGPPGVGKTELARGLAQSVFGDEKRLLRFDMSEFTEPHSIAGLIGAPPGYVGYEKEGRLVGPIRTAPHSVVLFDEVEKAHPQVYDLFLQIFDEGRLRSASGVEADFRHAIIILTSNLALTAPPKEKHVGFLEEEGQEAETDPRVLLRAAFRPELIDRIDQIVVFHPLEKEHLRAILRREVKAIESLGSARRLQLLLDPVAEDWLLQQCAADGHGARGLRRGLDRYLRQPLARALLERPDDAGALRVTVADRELQFS